In Afipia sp. GAS231, a single window of DNA contains:
- a CDS encoding FAD-dependent oxidoreductase — protein sequence MASTKTQFGYRRHPDQDRSGADVAEYPVVVVGAGPVGLSLAIDLAQRGQSVVLLDDADRIGEGSRAICFSKRSLEYWDRLGIGQRMVDKGVVWSVGKIFHGDSKLYQFNLLPEQGHKRPAFINLQQFYAEAYLVDRVGGLAAIDLRWRNKVVGLEQRNDHVALTIQTPDGPYRLQAGFVVACDGARSSLRQMVGAEFTGQVFEDQFLIADVKMTAEFPTERWFWFDPPFHAGRSALLHRQPDDIWRIDLQLNRFADPAVEKQPENVRPRIARMLGHDKFEFEWISLYKFQCRRMDRFLHGRVIFAGDAAHQVSPFGARGANSGLEDAENLAWKLDRVLRQRSPQTLLDSYHIERSAAADENIRESTRSTDFMAPNSHQEARLRKAVLSLAKETEFGKRMVNGGRLSTPSVYETPLSTADGDKWRGGVQPGASISDAPLVATSGESIYLTEAFIGSGMRFTLLEFGNGAAVDAPDGVSVVRIGGDDGFADSEGLAGARYDAEPGTAYLLRPDGYVAARFRHPTRPALDAALARASGHN from the coding sequence ATGGCATCAACCAAAACCCAGTTCGGCTATCGCAGGCACCCCGATCAGGACAGGTCGGGGGCTGACGTGGCCGAATATCCAGTCGTGGTGGTCGGCGCCGGGCCAGTGGGGCTGTCGCTGGCGATCGATCTGGCGCAGCGCGGGCAATCGGTGGTGTTGCTCGACGATGCCGACCGGATTGGCGAGGGTTCGCGCGCGATCTGCTTTTCCAAGCGCTCGCTGGAATATTGGGACCGGCTCGGCATCGGCCAGCGCATGGTCGACAAGGGCGTGGTGTGGAGCGTCGGCAAGATCTTTCACGGCGACTCGAAGCTCTACCAGTTCAATCTGCTGCCGGAGCAGGGCCACAAGCGGCCGGCCTTCATCAACCTGCAGCAATTCTATGCCGAGGCTTATCTGGTCGATCGCGTCGGCGGGCTCGCCGCCATCGATCTGCGCTGGCGCAACAAGGTGGTCGGGCTCGAGCAACGCAACGACCATGTGGCGCTGACGATCCAGACGCCGGATGGTCCGTACCGTCTGCAGGCCGGCTTTGTCGTCGCCTGCGACGGCGCCCGCTCCTCGCTGCGGCAGATGGTGGGCGCGGAGTTCACAGGGCAGGTGTTCGAGGACCAGTTCCTGATCGCCGACGTCAAGATGACGGCGGAATTCCCGACCGAACGCTGGTTCTGGTTCGATCCGCCGTTTCATGCCGGGCGGTCGGCGCTGCTGCACCGGCAGCCGGACGATATCTGGCGGATCGACCTGCAACTCAATCGTTTCGCCGACCCCGCGGTTGAAAAGCAGCCGGAAAACGTGCGGCCGCGAATCGCGCGCATGCTCGGCCACGACAAGTTCGAGTTCGAATGGATTTCGCTGTACAAATTCCAGTGCCGCCGCATGGACCGGTTCCTCCATGGCCGCGTGATATTCGCAGGCGACGCCGCCCATCAGGTGTCGCCGTTCGGCGCCCGCGGCGCCAATTCCGGGCTCGAGGATGCCGAGAACCTAGCATGGAAGCTCGACCGGGTGCTGCGCCAGCGGTCGCCGCAAACCCTGCTCGACAGCTATCACATCGAGCGCAGTGCGGCCGCCGACGAGAACATCCGCGAATCGACCCGCTCGACCGATTTCATGGCGCCCAACTCGCATCAGGAGGCGCGGTTGCGCAAGGCGGTGCTGTCGCTCGCCAAGGAGACCGAATTCGGCAAGCGCATGGTCAATGGCGGGCGGCTGTCGACGCCTTCGGTCTACGAGACGCCGCTCTCGACCGCCGATGGCGATAAGTGGCGCGGCGGCGTGCAGCCCGGCGCGTCGATATCAGATGCGCCGCTGGTGGCGACCTCCGGCGAGTCGATCTACCTGACGGAGGCCTTCATCGGCAGCGGCATGCGCTTCACCTTGCTGGAATTCGGCAACGGCGCTGCCGTCGACGCACCCGACGGCGTTAGTGTGGTCCGCATCGGTGGCGATGATGGATTTGCAGATTCCGAAGGTCTCGCCGGCGCACGCTACGATGCCGAACCCGGCACTGCGTATCTGCTGCGGCCTGACGGCTACGTCGCCGCCCGTTTCCGGCATCCGACCCGGCCCGCGCTCGATGCCGCATTGGCGCGCGCGTCCGGCCACAACTGA
- a CDS encoding DUF2783 domain-containing protein gives MTLSTSSNFAKPDDAFRAVVEAHRGLSDEQSADLDAALVLILANHIGDIAVLHEAIALAKRRMLDASQQQQQQQQ, from the coding sequence ATGACGCTGTCGACCAGTTCGAATTTCGCCAAGCCCGACGATGCGTTTCGCGCCGTCGTCGAGGCGCATCGCGGCCTGAGCGACGAGCAGAGCGCCGATCTCGATGCGGCGCTGGTGCTCATCCTTGCCAATCATATCGGCGATATCGCGGTTCTGCACGAGGCGATTGCGCTCGCCAAGCGGCGGATGCTCGATGCCAGCCAGCAGCAACAGCAGCAACAACAATAG
- a CDS encoding caspase family protein: MKIRLALLTPLIFSAAIFSVVSIAPSFAASDRYALVIGNAKYPDAEAPLKEPINDARDVADELKRDGFNVDIGENLTGEQMRRAFDRLYGKIKPGSVALIFFSGFGVQSSRQSYMIPVDAQIWTESDVRRDGFSLETVLGEINSRGAGVKIALVDASRRNPFERRFRSFSAGLAPVIAPNGTLVMYSAALSSVISDNGTDHSLFVRELLKEIRTPDLMAEETLNRTRVGVTRASRSEQVPWISSSLAEDFSFIPGGSGPRPSSPPPPPAPVAAPAPAPAPAQTPAPQVAAPAPPPPPLPPPPAPPRVEAAIPPPPPPAKPNTSTPAPSIADDPTIKSLTDKLVDNPDDGAALYRRGQVYASKGLYDLAIKDFNNSLRLNPKDVEAYNNRCWARTVIGDLQAALKDCNEALRLRPNFVDALDSRGLVNLKSGQTKNAIADFDAALKINPRLTSSLYGRGLAKKRNGSLSEGDLDINNAKAMDPNIAKEFADYGVQ; encoded by the coding sequence ATGAAAATTCGCCTTGCATTGCTTACCCCGTTGATTTTTTCGGCCGCGATTTTTTCGGTGGTGTCGATCGCCCCGTCGTTCGCGGCAAGCGACCGCTATGCGCTGGTGATCGGCAACGCAAAATATCCGGATGCCGAAGCGCCGCTGAAGGAGCCGATCAACGACGCCCGCGACGTCGCCGACGAGCTCAAGCGCGACGGCTTCAACGTCGATATCGGCGAGAACCTCACCGGCGAGCAGATGCGCCGCGCCTTCGACCGGCTGTACGGCAAGATCAAGCCGGGCTCGGTCGCGCTGATTTTCTTCTCGGGTTTCGGCGTGCAGTCGAGCCGCCAGAGCTACATGATCCCGGTTGACGCGCAGATCTGGACCGAGTCGGACGTTCGACGTGACGGTTTCAGCCTTGAAACGGTGCTGGGCGAGATCAACAGCCGCGGCGCCGGGGTCAAGATCGCCCTGGTCGACGCCTCCAGGCGCAATCCGTTCGAGCGCCGCTTCCGCAGCTTTTCGGCCGGCCTCGCGCCCGTCATCGCCCCGAACGGCACGCTGGTGATGTACTCGGCGGCACTTTCGTCGGTGATTTCCGACAACGGCACCGACCACAGCCTGTTCGTGCGGGAGCTGCTCAAGGAAATCCGCACCCCCGACCTGATGGCGGAGGAAACGCTGAACCGCACCCGGGTCGGCGTGACCCGCGCCTCGCGCAGCGAGCAGGTGCCGTGGATTTCGTCGTCGCTGGCCGAGGATTTCTCCTTCATTCCGGGCGGCTCCGGCCCGCGGCCGTCGAGCCCGCCGCCGCCTCCGGCGCCGGTCGCAGCGCCTGCTCCGGCACCCGCACCGGCCCAAACGCCTGCGCCTCAGGTAGCGGCTCCCGCACCGCCTCCGCCGCCCTTGCCGCCGCCACCCGCCCCGCCCCGGGTTGAGGCCGCTATACCTCCGCCTCCGCCGCCGGCCAAACCGAACACCAGCACCCCGGCGCCGTCGATTGCCGACGATCCGACCATCAAGAGCCTGACCGACAAGCTGGTCGACAATCCCGACGATGGCGCCGCGCTGTACCGGCGCGGGCAGGTCTATGCCAGCAAGGGCCTCTACGACCTTGCCATCAAGGACTTCAACAATTCGCTGCGGCTGAATCCAAAGGACGTGGAAGCCTACAACAACCGCTGCTGGGCCCGCACCGTCATCGGCGACCTGCAGGCCGCGCTGAAGGATTGCAATGAAGCGCTGCGGCTGCGGCCGAATTTCGTCGATGCGCTCGACAGCCGTGGCCTGGTCAACCTCAAGAGCGGCCAGACCAAGAATGCCATTGCCGATTTCGATGCCGCCCTCAAGATCAACCCGCGATTGACCTCGTCGCTGTATGGCCGCGGCCTTGCCAAGAAGCGCAACGGCTCGCTTTCGGAAGGCGATCTGGATATAAACAACGCGAAGGCGATGGACCCCAATATTGCTAAGGAATTCGCCGATTACGGGGTACAGTGA
- a CDS encoding MarR family winged helix-turn-helix transcriptional regulator, with the protein MPFRLNRLAAEVSSALAAEYQARYGLDIPEWRVLATLGFRNDPCSAQYIAHCTRTHKSTISRAVTALMKRQMVERVENADDRREFRLRLTRKGAALYEELIPRLLRREQEILSCLSAPERKNLALLLGKIEDSLDLVRDSEQADAKEAY; encoded by the coding sequence GTGCCGTTCCGCCTGAACCGGTTGGCCGCCGAAGTCAGTTCGGCGCTGGCGGCCGAATATCAGGCGCGTTACGGGCTCGACATTCCCGAATGGCGGGTGCTGGCGACCCTCGGTTTTCGCAACGACCCCTGCAGCGCGCAATATATCGCCCACTGCACCCGCACCCATAAATCCACCATCAGCCGCGCCGTCACGGCATTGATGAAGCGGCAGATGGTCGAGCGCGTCGAGAACGCGGACGACCGCCGCGAGTTCCGCCTTCGCCTGACGCGCAAGGGCGCGGCGCTCTATGAGGAGTTGATCCCGCGCCTGCTGCGCCGGGAGCAGGAGATTCTGTCGTGCCTCTCTGCGCCGGAACGCAAGAACCTCGCGCTGCTGCTCGGCAAGATCGAGGACAGCCTCGACCTGGTACGTGACAGCGAGCAGGCGGACGCGAAGGAAGCGTATTAA
- a CDS encoding OmpA family protein, translating to MSQKSVTRTLGRTLGAILSIATIGAAISFGAVTARAEDNNNKDKNVTEDQIVRALVPEKKAPLTRGLSVGPQQVADPAAVAAEGKFVQQIRGRSTRSLSSTEREEIATIVKDKPKIDLEINFEYNSADISAKSLPSVQALGRALTNADLKGSTFVVAGHTDAAGGESYNQDLSERRADAIKRYLVDKYGITGTDLVTVGYGKSKLKDPSQPMAEVNRRVQVVNMENKATASK from the coding sequence ATGTCACAGAAATCTGTAACCCGAACGCTTGGCCGAACTCTTGGCGCGATCCTGTCGATCGCAACGATCGGCGCCGCAATTTCATTCGGTGCGGTTACCGCCCGCGCCGAAGATAACAACAACAAGGACAAGAACGTCACCGAAGACCAGATCGTCCGCGCGCTGGTTCCCGAAAAGAAGGCACCGCTGACCCGTGGCCTTTCGGTCGGACCGCAGCAGGTCGCCGACCCGGCCGCAGTCGCCGCCGAGGGCAAATTCGTGCAGCAGATCCGTGGCCGGTCCACACGCTCGCTGTCGAGCACCGAGCGCGAAGAGATCGCCACCATCGTCAAGGACAAGCCCAAGATCGATCTGGAAATCAACTTCGAGTACAACTCGGCCGATATCAGCGCAAAATCGCTGCCGTCGGTCCAGGCGCTCGGCCGCGCGCTGACCAACGCCGATCTGAAGGGCTCGACCTTCGTGGTCGCCGGTCATACCGATGCGGCCGGCGGCGAGTCCTACAACCAGGACCTGTCCGAGCGCCGCGCTGACGCGATCAAGCGCTATCTGGTCGACAAATACGGCATCACCGGCACCGATCTCGTGACCGTCGGATACGGCAAGAGCAAGCTCAAGGACCCGAGCCAGCCGATGGCCGAGGTCAACCGCCGCGTGCAGGTCGTGAACATGGAAAACAAGGCCACCGCGTCCAAGTAA
- a CDS encoding N-acyl homoserine lactonase family protein, translating to MGNAYEIYALRYATMSPRTPHLNFLVPDPHETTAQDLDYFVWLIRGGGREILVDTGFNAEEAKARARKLTLNPVDALEKFGVKADSIKDVIVTHLHYDHAGNLDRFPHARFHLQDREMSYATGRCMCNGMLRHPFSVEHVTTMVRHVYGERVTFHSGDGEIAPGVTVHRVGGHSDGLQVVRVETARGPVVLASDAAHYYANLQKRSPFPIVYNVGDMAQGWEIVEKLAGHPDRFIPGHDPIVSEIYPRASDKVDAFALHLPPSRSFVK from the coding sequence ATGGGAAATGCCTACGAAATCTACGCGTTGCGCTATGCAACGATGTCGCCGCGCACCCCGCATTTGAATTTTCTGGTGCCGGATCCGCACGAAACCACGGCGCAGGACCTCGATTATTTCGTTTGGTTGATCCGGGGCGGTGGCCGCGAGATTTTGGTCGACACCGGTTTCAACGCCGAAGAGGCCAAGGCGCGCGCCCGCAAGCTCACGCTCAACCCGGTCGACGCGCTGGAAAAGTTTGGCGTCAAGGCTGACAGCATCAAGGACGTCATCGTCACCCATTTGCATTACGACCACGCCGGCAATCTCGATCGCTTCCCTCATGCCCGGTTCCATCTGCAGGACCGGGAGATGAGCTACGCGACGGGGCGCTGCATGTGCAACGGCATGCTGCGGCATCCGTTCTCGGTGGAGCACGTCACCACGATGGTCCGTCATGTCTATGGCGAGCGCGTCACCTTCCATTCCGGCGATGGCGAGATCGCGCCGGGCGTCACGGTGCATCGCGTCGGCGGCCATTCCGACGGGCTGCAGGTGGTGCGGGTCGAAACCGCGCGCGGGCCGGTGGTGCTGGCGTCGGATGCGGCGCATTACTATGCCAACCTGCAGAAGCGCAGTCCGTTTCCGATCGTCTACAATGTCGGCGACATGGCGCAGGGCTGGGAGATCGTGGAAAAGCTCGCCGGCCATCCCGATCGTTTCATCCCGGGCCACGATCCGATTGTGAGCGAGATCTATCCGCGCGCCAGCGACAAGGTCGATGCCTTTGCGCTGCATCTGCCGCCATCGCGATCATTTGTGAAATAA